The Synechocystis sp. PCC 7509 genome includes a window with the following:
- the trxB gene encoding thioredoxin-disulfide reductase, producing MADNTTENLVIIGSGPAGYTAAIYAARANLKPLVFEGFQAGGLPGGQLMTTTEVENFPGFPQGITGPELMDNMKAQAERWGAELYTEDVISVDFSQRPFVVRSEEREVKAHSIVIATGATAKRLGLPGEHQFWSRGISACAICDGATPIFHRAELAVIGGGDSAAEESIYLTKYGDTVNMLVRGDKMRASKAMQDRVLSNPKITVHWNSEVVDVFGNDKHMEGVKIRNLKTNEEKDLHVKGLFYAVGHKPNTDLFKGQLELDDVGYIVTKPGSVETSVEGVFAAGDVQDHEFRQAITAAGTGCMAAMLAERWLSVNDLLQEFHQVPATANNELEHEAQKPSTESQEFNVQATRHEGGYALRKLFHDSDRLLIVKYVSPGCGPCHTLKPILNKVVDEFDGQIHFVEIDIEKDRDIAENAGVNGTPTIQLFKNKELLVESKGIKPKSQYRQLVESHL from the coding sequence ATGGCAGATAACACCACAGAAAATCTAGTAATTATTGGTTCAGGCCCGGCGGGTTATACGGCGGCGATATATGCAGCTAGAGCAAACTTGAAACCATTAGTATTTGAGGGTTTTCAAGCGGGAGGATTGCCAGGGGGTCAGTTGATGACGACGACGGAAGTTGAGAACTTTCCAGGATTTCCCCAAGGGATTACTGGACCCGAATTAATGGATAACATGAAGGCTCAAGCCGAGCGTTGGGGAGCGGAACTATATACAGAAGATGTAATTTCTGTAGACTTTAGCCAGCGTCCTTTTGTGGTGCGTTCGGAGGAGCGGGAAGTTAAAGCCCATAGTATTGTAATTGCTACGGGAGCGACGGCAAAAAGATTAGGTTTACCCGGAGAACATCAGTTTTGGAGTCGGGGAATTTCCGCTTGTGCAATTTGTGATGGTGCTACGCCAATATTTCATCGCGCTGAATTAGCGGTAATTGGTGGCGGCGATTCGGCGGCGGAAGAATCAATTTATTTGACTAAGTACGGCGATACAGTAAATATGCTGGTGCGTGGGGACAAAATGCGCGCTAGTAAAGCGATGCAAGACCGCGTATTGAGCAATCCCAAAATTACCGTCCATTGGAATAGCGAAGTTGTAGATGTGTTTGGAAATGACAAGCACATGGAAGGAGTAAAAATTCGTAACCTTAAAACCAATGAGGAAAAGGATTTACACGTTAAAGGATTATTTTATGCCGTCGGTCATAAGCCAAATACCGATTTATTTAAAGGGCAATTAGAACTAGACGATGTTGGTTACATTGTCACTAAGCCGGGTTCAGTAGAAACTAGCGTTGAAGGCGTATTTGCGGCGGGAGATGTGCAAGACCATGAGTTTCGCCAAGCAATAACGGCGGCGGGAACAGGCTGTATGGCGGCAATGTTGGCGGAAAGGTGGTTGTCGGTGAATGATTTACTGCAAGAATTTCATCAAGTACCAGCAACGGCAAATAATGAGTTAGAGCATGAAGCCCAAAAGCCAAGTACAGAATCACAGGAGTTTAACGTACAGGCTACACGCCATGAAGGAGGCTATGCTTTACGTAAATTATTCCATGATAGCGATCGCTTGTTAATAGTTAAATACGTTTCCCCTGGTTGTGGCCCTTGTCATACCTTGAAACCGATTTTGAACAAAGTAGTTGATGAATTTGATGGTCAGATTCACTTTGTAGAGATTGATATTGAAAAAGACCGAGATATTGCCGAAAACGCTGGAGTTAATGGTACGCCAACGATTCAATTGTTTAAGAATAAGGAATTATTGGTTGAATCTAAAGGTATCAAGCCAAAAAGTCAATATCGCCAGTTAGTAGAAAGTCATTTGTAA
- a CDS encoding ABC transporter permease: MTATKRKLPNIFSSAARPSISQRLMLIGLVMSLFFLLIALFGSVFQGWGWLQNPSESLSNPIHEPPSISHFFGTSQQGYDVFSRTLFGTQAALQVVILATVLSVVIGVPLGLVSGYIGGRLDRILLFLMDTIYTLPGLLLSVTLAFVVGRGILNAAIAISIAYIPQYYRVVRNHTVSVKTELFIEAAQSMGASTWRILSRYLFLNVIASVPVLFTLNAADAILTLGGLGFLGLGLPEQVPEWGHDLRQALEALPTGIWWTALFPGLAMTLMVVGLSLVGEGLNDFINPRLRKENSNFVP, from the coding sequence ATGACTGCCACCAAACGCAAGCTACCCAACATTTTTTCCTCGGCGGCGCGTCCTAGTATTTCCCAGCGATTAATGCTGATAGGCTTAGTTATGAGCCTATTTTTTTTGTTAATAGCTCTATTTGGTTCGGTGTTTCAGGGTTGGGGATGGTTGCAAAACCCCTCCGAGTCGCTAAGTAATCCAATTCACGAACCGCCGTCAATTAGTCACTTTTTTGGCACAAGCCAGCAAGGTTATGATGTATTTTCCCGGACTTTATTCGGTACGCAAGCTGCTTTACAAGTAGTGATTTTGGCAACGGTGCTGAGTGTCGTAATTGGCGTTCCTTTGGGACTTGTGAGCGGTTATATTGGCGGCAGACTTGATCGCATATTATTATTTTTAATGGATACTATCTATACGCTGCCAGGACTATTGCTATCAGTGACTTTGGCTTTTGTTGTGGGTAGAGGTATCTTAAATGCGGCGATCGCCATTAGTATTGCATACATACCCCAATATTATCGAGTTGTGCGCAATCATACGGTCAGCGTCAAAACCGAGCTTTTTATTGAAGCAGCGCAATCAATGGGGGCTTCTACTTGGCGGATACTATCGCGCTACTTGTTTTTAAATGTAATTGCCAGCGTTCCGGTATTATTTACCCTAAATGCGGCGGATGCGATTTTAACTTTGGGTGGCTTGGGCTTTTTGGGGTTAGGATTGCCCGAACAAGTACCAGAATGGGGTCACGATTTGCGTCAAGCACTAGAAGCTTTACCTACAGGTATTTGGTGGACGGCGTTATTTCCAGGATTAGCAATGACTTTAATGGTTGTTGGTTTGTCTTTGGTGGGAGAGGGATTAAATGATTTCATTAATCCCCGGTTGCGGAAAGAAAATAGTAATTTTGTACCTTAA
- a CDS encoding ROK family protein, which translates to MSNMGNVDIESQVIGIDLGGTAIKLGRFTADGTCLQSLSVATPQPATPSAVVEAILDAISLIDPQGYSKAIGVGTPGAVDVTGRIAVVAINLSNWHNVPLADLLEAKLNLPTLLANDANCAGLGEYWLGAGKQFQNLILITLGTGVGGAIILDGKLFTGHRGAAGELGLITLNPDGHRCNSGNQGSLEQYASAPAIRRRTGLEPSQLGELASSGDEKALTFWQEYGKDLGAGVASLIYILTPEAIAIGGGVCASFEFFLPSMQAEIERRVLPSSRAGLQILRAQLGNKAGMVGAAKLAWSLLP; encoded by the coding sequence ATGAGCAATATGGGTAATGTTGATATAGAGTCTCAAGTAATTGGGATTGATTTAGGTGGTACGGCAATTAAATTGGGGCGATTTACAGCCGATGGTACTTGCTTGCAGTCATTAAGCGTTGCTACACCTCAACCAGCGACACCAAGCGCCGTTGTTGAAGCTATCTTAGACGCGATTTCCTTAATTGACCCCCAAGGATATAGTAAAGCGATTGGTGTTGGCACTCCAGGAGCCGTTGATGTAACCGGACGCATTGCGGTAGTGGCAATTAATCTATCTAATTGGCACAATGTCCCCTTAGCGGACTTGTTAGAAGCTAAATTAAACTTGCCTACACTTCTAGCCAATGATGCCAATTGTGCGGGTTTAGGGGAATATTGGCTAGGTGCAGGGAAACAGTTTCAAAACTTAATTCTAATTACCCTCGGTACGGGAGTAGGTGGGGCGATTATTCTTGATGGTAAATTGTTTACCGGACATCGCGGCGCGGCGGGAGAATTGGGATTAATTACTTTAAATCCTGATGGTCATAGATGTAATAGCGGCAATCAAGGTTCTTTAGAGCAATATGCTTCAGCCCCAGCTATTCGCCGCCGTACAGGTTTAGAACCTTCTCAGTTGGGCGAATTAGCAAGTTCTGGTGACGAAAAAGCCTTAACTTTTTGGCAAGAATATGGCAAGGACTTAGGGGCAGGAGTTGCAAGTTTAATTTATATTTTGACACCAGAAGCGATCGCAATTGGCGGCGGTGTATGCGCTAGTTTTGAATTTTTCTTACCTTCTATGCAAGCAGAGATTGAACGCCGGGTTTTGCCTAGTTCCCGTGCGGGTTTGCAGATACTCAGGGCGCAACTAGGCAATAAGGCCGGAATGGTAGGCGCGGCTAAATTGGCTTGGTCTTTATTACCGTAG
- a CDS encoding CTP synthase has translation MTKFVFVTGGVVSSIGKGIVAASLGRLLKSRDYSVSILKLDPYINVDPGTMSPFQHGEVFVTDDGAETDLDLGHYERFTDTPMSRLNSVTTGSIYQAVLNKERRGEYMGGTVQVIPHITTEIKDRIQRVARDTNPDVVITEIGGTVGDIESLPFLEAIRQFRKDVGRKNVLYMHVTLVPWIPSAGEMKTKPTQHSVKELRSIGIQPDILVCRCDRPLPLGLKLKMSEFCDVPVECVITSQDAISIYEVPLMLEREGLAEQAIELLHLEHRQPNLTQWQNLVDHLYRPTHKIEIGIVGKYVQLNDAYLSVTEALRHAALATGGELQLRWINSEDLETDDAKKYLEGIDGLVVPGGFGIRGVDGKIAAVQYARELKIPFLGLCLGMQCAVVEWARNLAGLKDANSAEFDSTGAHPVINLLPEQQDVVDLGGTMRLGLYPCRIEPNTLAHKLYGKEVIYERHRHRYEFNNAYRNLLLEAGYVISGTSPDGRLVEIIELPNHPFFLATQFHPEFKSRPSAPHPLFSGFIEAATARLTPPSVQIPTPVEV, from the coding sequence ATGACTAAATTTGTGTTTGTTACTGGGGGCGTAGTTTCCAGTATTGGTAAAGGTATTGTAGCGGCGAGTTTGGGTAGATTATTAAAATCGCGGGATTATTCGGTATCTATTCTCAAACTAGATCCTTATATTAACGTCGATCCCGGTACAATGAGTCCTTTTCAGCATGGAGAGGTATTTGTTACCGACGACGGTGCGGAGACAGATTTAGACTTGGGACACTACGAACGATTTACTGATACACCGATGTCACGGCTTAATAGTGTGACTACAGGCTCTATTTATCAAGCGGTGTTAAATAAAGAGCGACGCGGCGAATATATGGGGGGTACAGTCCAAGTAATTCCCCATATTACAACCGAAATTAAAGACCGCATTCAAAGAGTTGCTCGCGATACCAATCCTGACGTTGTAATTACAGAAATTGGTGGGACAGTAGGCGATATTGAATCTTTGCCTTTTTTAGAAGCAATCCGTCAGTTTCGGAAAGATGTCGGGCGAAAAAACGTGTTGTATATGCACGTTACCTTAGTACCTTGGATTCCATCCGCCGGAGAAATGAAAACAAAGCCAACCCAGCATTCTGTTAAAGAGTTGCGCTCTATTGGTATTCAACCAGATATTTTAGTTTGTAGGTGCGATCGCCCGTTGCCTTTGGGTTTAAAGTTAAAAATGTCAGAGTTTTGCGATGTACCTGTAGAGTGCGTGATTACATCCCAAGATGCTATCAGTATCTACGAAGTACCGTTAATGTTAGAACGGGAAGGATTAGCCGAGCAAGCAATAGAATTACTCCATCTCGAACACCGCCAACCAAATCTTACTCAATGGCAAAATTTAGTTGACCATCTTTATCGCCCCACCCACAAAATAGAAATTGGTATTGTTGGTAAATACGTGCAATTAAATGACGCTTATTTATCCGTCACCGAAGCCTTGCGCCATGCAGCCTTGGCCACTGGGGGAGAATTACAATTGCGGTGGATAAATTCGGAAGACTTGGAAACCGATGATGCGAAAAAGTATCTAGAAGGAATTGACGGGTTAGTAGTACCGGGAGGTTTTGGGATTCGGGGTGTAGATGGAAAAATTGCGGCGGTACAGTATGCGCGAGAACTAAAAATTCCTTTTTTGGGTTTATGTTTGGGAATGCAATGTGCGGTGGTAGAGTGGGCGCGAAACCTGGCAGGATTAAAAGACGCTAATAGTGCTGAATTTGACTCAACAGGCGCTCATCCAGTAATTAATCTATTGCCCGAACAGCAAGACGTGGTAGATTTGGGCGGTACAATGCGTTTAGGGTTGTATCCTTGTCGCATTGAGCCAAATACTTTAGCTCATAAACTCTACGGAAAAGAAGTAATTTACGAGCGCCACCGCCACCGCTACGAGTTTAACAATGCTTACCGCAACTTGCTTTTAGAAGCTGGCTATGTAATTAGCGGTACTTCTCCTGATGGTCGCTTGGTAGAAATTATCGAATTACCTAATCATCCCTTTTTTCTTGCTACTCAATTCCACCCAGAGTTTAAATCAAGACCTAGTGCGCCTCATCCTTTATTTAGTGGGTTTATTGAAGCAGCAACGGCGCGTCTAACACCCCCATCAGTGCAAATCCCCACCCCGGTTGAGGTGTAG
- a CDS encoding N-acetylmuramoyl-L-alanine amidase gives MPQYSLLAFVGKSNRINGNIINIYYYFGVRKLLGSALFGIVSMTSPALAQQALTVVYPPSEHQTTANQIFLIGTAPKGEVLVNGKPINRSPAGHFAPSFPLKVGDNLFTLRYQNQQLEIKVKRLSTIQSPPKGLAFALDSLTPSVDIARLPGEIICFGAIAPVNAKVSINLASQTIALLPQSQNVQLPPNWAALTEQNRPITASVAGKYKGCTTALQPASLGLPEFQLTIDGKTTKQLGKGKITILSPLQLEVAEVTAVSGVARTGASTDNSRLTPLPKGTQATITAKEGEWLRLDYGGWINSKETRILKGVTPPTSIIRSVRARQVAGATEIVFPLQVPVPVSVQQGEKSFTLTLYNTTAETDIIRLDDDPLISRLDWQQVATKQVQYTFNLKNDQQWGYKLRYDGTSLVLTMRHPPKKGQETPLKGIKILLDPGHGGKELGSRGPTGYPEKDINLLMSKLVRSHLIAKGATVYMTREADIDVGLGDRVAMIDKLEPAIALSIHYNALPDSGDAINTKGIATFWYNAQAHSLALFMHNYLVKKLARPSYGVYWNNLALTRPTAAPSVLLELGFMINPNEFEWITNAQEQQLLATTISDGVTEWFDVNQ, from the coding sequence GTGCCACAATACTCGCTGTTAGCTTTTGTCGGGAAAAGTAATCGCATCAATGGCAATATCATAAATATCTATTACTATTTTGGCGTGAGAAAACTTTTAGGATCGGCATTATTCGGGATAGTTTCCATGACATCCCCGGCGTTAGCACAACAAGCATTAACGGTGGTTTATCCTCCTTCTGAACATCAAACTACCGCTAACCAAATATTTTTGATTGGTACAGCGCCAAAGGGCGAAGTATTAGTAAATGGTAAACCTATCAACCGCAGTCCGGCGGGACATTTTGCCCCTAGTTTCCCGTTAAAAGTGGGAGATAATTTATTTACTTTGCGCTACCAAAACCAGCAGTTAGAAATTAAAGTTAAACGCTTATCTACCATTCAATCGCCGCCAAAAGGATTAGCTTTTGCACTCGATTCTCTAACGCCATCGGTAGATATAGCAAGGCTTCCAGGGGAAATTATTTGTTTTGGAGCGATCGCGCCCGTCAATGCCAAGGTTAGTATAAACTTAGCTAGTCAAACTATTGCTTTACTTCCCCAATCCCAAAATGTCCAACTACCGCCCAATTGGGCGGCGCTGACAGAGCAAAACCGACCGATTACAGCATCGGTCGCCGGGAAGTACAAGGGGTGTACAACGGCTTTGCAACCCGCTAGTTTAGGATTACCAGAATTTCAGCTAACTATTGATGGCAAAACAACAAAGCAGCTAGGTAAAGGTAAAATAACCATCCTTTCCCCCTTACAGCTAGAAGTTGCCGAAGTTACAGCCGTTTCTGGGGTAGCGCGGACGGGTGCGAGTACCGATAATTCTCGGCTTACTCCTTTACCCAAAGGGACGCAGGCGACAATTACCGCCAAAGAGGGAGAATGGTTACGTTTAGATTATGGCGGTTGGATTAATAGTAAAGAAACCCGGATTTTAAAAGGTGTAACGCCGCCTACTTCAATTATTCGTAGCGTCCGCGCTCGTCAAGTAGCGGGAGCAACAGAAATCGTATTTCCTTTGCAAGTACCCGTACCTGTAAGCGTCCAACAAGGTGAAAAATCTTTTACCCTAACCCTCTACAACACTACCGCCGAAACTGATATTATCCGCTTAGATGATGACCCGCTAATTTCTCGCCTAGATTGGCAACAGGTGGCTACTAAACAGGTGCAATATACCTTTAACCTCAAAAATGATCAACAGTGGGGTTACAAGCTCAGATACGACGGTACGAGCTTAGTTTTAACTATGCGTCATCCACCAAAAAAGGGACAAGAAACCCCACTTAAAGGGATTAAAATTTTGCTCGATCCCGGTCATGGTGGTAAGGAATTAGGTTCAAGAGGCCCCACAGGTTATCCCGAAAAAGATATTAATTTGTTGATGTCTAAGCTAGTGCGATCGCATTTAATCGCCAAAGGCGCAACAGTATATATGACGCGGGAAGCAGATATTGATGTTGGTTTGGGCGATCGCGTGGCAATGATTGATAAACTAGAACCGGCGATCGCTCTTTCTATCCACTACAACGCTTTACCTGATAGCGGCGATGCTATAAACACTAAAGGAATAGCTACTTTTTGGTACAACGCCCAAGCCCACAGTTTAGCTTTATTTATGCATAATTATTTAGTCAAAAAGCTGGCTCGTCCTTCCTACGGCGTGTACTGGAATAATTTAGCCTTAACTCGTCCCACTGCTGCGCCTTCAGTGTTGCTAGAACTAGGTTTTATGATTAATCCCAACGAGTTTGAGTGGATTACTAACGCGCAAGAACAACAATTATTAGCAACAACAATTTCCGATGGTGTAACCGAGTGGTTTGACGTTAACCAATAA
- a CDS encoding alkaline phosphatase PhoX — protein sequence MNLKAYFCKRSTVRVEGFNKGAAQFSRGEGIIYGNGEVYFTCTNGGAAQKGQVWRYIPGKKAIDGGTIELFVEPNSGTVLESPDNVTLSPAGDLFLCEDGEGSDRIVGVNSQGELYQFARNALNSSELCGVCFSPDGRTMFLNIQDPGITFAIWGAWA from the coding sequence ATCAATCTTAAAGCTTATTTTTGCAAGAGGTCTACTGTAAGAGTTGAAGGTTTTAATAAAGGGGCGGCTCAGTTTTCGCGTGGGGAAGGAATAATTTATGGCAATGGCGAAGTGTACTTTACCTGCACTAATGGCGGTGCGGCTCAAAAAGGACAAGTTTGGCGCTATATTCCTGGGAAAAAGGCAATTGATGGCGGTACTATTGAGCTATTTGTAGAGCCAAACAGTGGAACGGTACTAGAAAGCCCAGATAATGTCACTTTGTCACCGGCTGGCGATTTATTCTTGTGCGAAGATGGAGAAGGTAGCGATCGCATTGTTGGCGTTAATTCTCAAGGAGAACTGTATCAGTTTGCTCGAAACGCCCTCAACAGTTCAGAACTTTGTGGAGTTTGCTTTTCTCCCGATGGTCGGACAATGTTTCTCAATATCCAAGATCCTGGGATTACTTTTGCGATTTGGGGTGCTTGGGCATAA
- a CDS encoding IS5 family transposase (programmed frameshift): MTYKKVKKLKAEEFKRLTGVHFDTFNQMVEIVKEAEKSRKKTGRPPKLKVEDQILMVLEYLREYRTFFHLGATWGINESTAYRIIQKIENILIKAPQLRLPGKKRLIDDDYQLETVVIDVSETPIERPKKKQKSYYSGKKKRHTLKAQVVIDQRNGEILCTYYGKGSEHDFKLYKRSKIRIKKEVKCLADKGYQGIKKHHHFSQIPKKKPRKDKLSVAEKKENRELAKERIIIENVFAHLKRFRILQGRYRNRRKRFGLRFNLIASIYNYELNLNANQS, translated from the exons GTGACTTATAAAAAGGTAAAAAAATTAAAGGCGGAAGAATTTAAACGTTTGACTGGAGTGCATTTTGACACTTTTAATCAAATGGTAGAAATAGTCAAGGAAGCGGAAAAATCAAGGAAGAAAACTGGCAGACCGCCAAAACTAAAGGTAGAAGACCAAATCTTAATGGTCTTAGAATATTTACGAGAGTACCGAACTTTTTTTCATTTAGGTGCTACTTGGGGAATAAACGAATCTACAGCCTACCGAATTATTCAAAAAATAGAAAATATTTTAATTAAAGCTCCTCAACTAAGACTACCAGGGAAAAAGAGATTGATTGACGATGATTATCAGCTAGAAACGGTAGTAATAGATGTAAGTGAGACCCCCATAGAAAGACCTAAAAAAA AACAAAAGAGCTATTATAGTGGCAAGAAAAAAAGACATACGTTGAAAGCCCAAGTAGTTATCGATCAAAGAAATGGAGAAATACTGTGTACGTACTATGGCAAGGGTTCTGAACATGATTTCAAGTTATATAAAAGAAGCAAAATCAGGATTAAAAAAGAGGTTAAATGTTTAGCAGATAAGGGATATCAAGGAATTAAAAAGCATCATCATTTTAGTCAAATACCTAAAAAGAAGCCAAGAAAAGATAAGCTTTCTGTAGCCGAGAAAAAAGAGAATAGAGAACTAGCAAAAGAGAGAATAATTATTGAAAATGTTTTTGCCCATTTGAAAAGATTTAGGATTTTACAAGGGCGATATAGAAACAGAAGGAAACGATTTGGATTAAGGTTTAATTTAATAGCTTCTATTTATAATTATGAGCTTAACTTAAACGCAAATCAATCTTAA
- a CDS encoding alkaline phosphatase PhoX: MTVSRRQFFTLIGAGATSALLAAPLRALYSREAIGKKVIGKGYGALQTDPNGLLDLPKGFQYRAFSKTGDTMSDRNSVPGNHDGMAAFTGTNGTTILVRNHELSPSSMTKVIAPENQKYDPLASGGTTTLIVGANRQLIKDYASLAGTYRNCAGGATPWGSWISCEENTSTPETNTPDNPDNISQLHGYNFEVSSRATGLVKPIPLVSMGRFNHEAIAVDPRTGIVYQTEDRGDSLFYRFIPTQPGILQAGGVLEALKIKNRPQAITKTGFAIGESMDVEWVRIEDVNPALDTRPLAKVNDKIVGK; the protein is encoded by the coding sequence ATGACTGTATCGCGTCGCCAGTTTTTCACTTTAATAGGCGCTGGAGCAACTTCTGCGCTGCTTGCGGCTCCTTTAAGAGCTTTGTACTCTAGAGAAGCCATAGGTAAAAAAGTAATTGGCAAAGGCTACGGGGCGCTGCAAACCGATCCTAATGGCTTATTAGATTTGCCTAAAGGCTTTCAGTATAGAGCTTTTTCAAAGACTGGGGATACTATGAGCGATCGCAATTCTGTTCCTGGTAATCATGATGGCATGGCAGCCTTTACAGGTACTAACGGAACAACAATTTTAGTTCGCAATCACGAACTTAGCCCCAGTTCTATGACAAAAGTTATAGCGCCAGAAAATCAGAAATACGATCCCCTCGCCTCTGGTGGTACAACTACGTTAATTGTGGGCGCAAATCGCCAACTAATAAAAGATTATGCTTCTCTTGCTGGAACTTATCGCAATTGTGCGGGGGGCGCAACTCCTTGGGGTTCGTGGATTAGTTGCGAAGAAAATACCTCTACTCCCGAAACTAATACGCCAGATAATCCCGATAATATTTCTCAGCTTCACGGCTACAATTTTGAAGTTTCATCCCGCGCTACAGGACTTGTAAAGCCGATACCGCTTGTAAGTATGGGACGATTTAACCACGAAGCGATCGCCGTAGATCCGCGCACCGGAATTGTTTATCAAACTGAAGATCGAGGCGATAGCCTGTTTTATCGTTTTATTCCTACTCAACCCGGAATATTACAAGCAGGAGGAGTTTTAGAAGCATTAAAAATTAAAAATAGACCCCAAGCCATTACCAAAACAGGTTTTGCTATAGGCGAATCAATGGACGTTGAATGGGTACGCATTGAAGACGTAAACCCCGCCCTCGATACTAGACCTCTTGCAAAAGTTAATGATAAAATCGTAGGGAAGTGA
- a CDS encoding glycosyltransferase, with the protein MRVAFVVASFPVLSETFILNQIVGLIDRGFTIDIYAIQENVELETTNVHPNVEKYHLLERTYYVPKIPKNFLLRLLKGITLLPNFSQNLLVALRSLNIFKYGTQALSLRLLYRAKSLVGKEPYDIIHCQFGTLALPIMVLRELGAIEGRLVTSFRGYDITEFIYKEGENIYRQLFPTGDFFLPNCNYFKNILLKLGCDQNKLAVLESGIDCSKFAYTPRIPVDGFVRLVTTGRLVEKKGIEYCIRAVAKLAKSHKKIEYNIIGDGVLRSSLQQLIDELAVNEQVKILGWKRQPEVVEILNRSSIFIATSVTASDGNQEGIPNTLKEAMAMGMPVIGTLHAGIPELIEDGVSGFLVPEKDVDALVEKLALLIENPLNWVTMGQAGRAYVEKHYDTNKLNDRSIEIYQQVMKGKAEQKLG; encoded by the coding sequence ATGAGAGTTGCTTTTGTTGTTGCTAGTTTTCCGGTTCTATCGGAGACATTTATATTAAATCAAATTGTAGGATTAATTGATCGTGGTTTTACGATTGATATTTATGCAATTCAAGAGAATGTAGAATTAGAGACAACTAACGTACATCCAAATGTAGAAAAATATCATCTACTTGAACGCACTTACTACGTACCTAAAATTCCCAAAAATTTTTTACTTCGTTTGCTTAAAGGCATAACTTTATTACCTAATTTCTCTCAAAATCTTTTAGTGGCGTTGCGAAGCCTCAATATCTTCAAATATGGCACTCAAGCACTATCATTGCGACTGCTTTACCGAGCGAAATCTTTAGTAGGGAAAGAACCTTATGACATCATTCACTGCCAGTTTGGTACGTTAGCGCTGCCGATAATGGTATTGCGCGAACTCGGTGCGATTGAAGGTAGATTAGTTACATCTTTTCGCGGTTATGATATTACTGAATTTATCTACAAAGAGGGAGAAAATATTTATCGTCAACTATTTCCAACTGGGGATTTTTTTCTGCCAAACTGTAACTACTTCAAAAATATATTACTCAAACTTGGTTGCGATCAAAACAAGTTAGCTGTTTTAGAATCAGGTATAGATTGCAGTAAGTTTGCTTATACTCCTCGAATACCTGTAGACGGATTTGTGCGACTTGTAACCACTGGTCGCTTGGTCGAAAAAAAAGGTATAGAATATTGTATTCGTGCAGTGGCAAAGCTTGCTAAAAGCCATAAAAAAATTGAATATAACATCATTGGTGATGGTGTATTGAGATCATCGTTACAGCAATTAATAGACGAGTTAGCGGTAAACGAGCAAGTAAAAATTTTAGGTTGGAAACGGCAGCCAGAAGTTGTAGAGATTCTCAATCGCTCCTCTATATTTATAGCCACGAGTGTAACCGCATCAGACGGCAATCAAGAGGGTATTCCTAATACATTGAAAGAAGCAATGGCGATGGGAATGCCCGTGATTGGAACATTGCACGCTGGGATTCCCGAACTTATTGAAGATGGGGTTTCTGGCTTTCTAGTTCCAGAGAAAGATGTGGATGCTTTAGTAGAAAAATTGGCGCTATTAATAGAAAATCCCCTTAATTGGGTGACTATGGGTCAAGCAGGTAGGGCTTATGTAGAAAAGCACTATGACACCAACAAACTCAACGATCGCTCTATAGAGATTTATCAACAAGTTATGAAAGGGAAAGCCGAGCAAAAACTAGGGTAA